The nucleotide sequence AGTACTGGATTTGAGTTTAACTGTGGGTGCCATTCCAAAACGCTATCATGAATTTGCCGAAACCAATACCTTCTTAGACTTGTATTTTGCCATGGCTCGTGGCGCACAAAAAAACAATCAAGACGTAGTTGCGATGGAAATGACCAAATGGTTTGACACCAACTACCACTATATTGTTCCTGAATTCACCAAAGACCAAGAATTTTATTTGTTTTCGGAAAAAATTATTGAAGAGTTTAAAGAAGCCAAAGCCATCGGAATCACAACTAAACCCGTGTTGATTGGACCTGTTTCTTATTTGCTTTTAGGAAAAGAAAAAGAAGCGGGTTTCCACAGAATTGAGCTATTGGAGAAACTTCTTCCTGTTTACTTCGAAATCCTAACCAAATTAGAAAATGAAGGTGCGACTTTCATTCAATTTGACGAACCCTTTTTAGCCCTAAACCTTACCGACAAAGAACGCCAAGCATTGGTTTACACCTACAACCAAATCCATGCTCAATTCCCTAATATCAAAATCAATCTAGCGAATTATTTCGATTGTTTTGGCGAAAATTTGGCGACAGCCTTATCTTTACCTGTTGATACTTTTCATTTGGATTTAGTGCGTTGTCCATTGCAATTGGATGATATTTTAGATTCGAAATTATTAGCGCCTACTGCTAAACTTTCGTTAGGAGTGATTGATGGTAGAAACATTTGGAAAAATGATTTCAAAAAATCCTTAGCCTTGATTCAAAAAGCGATTGATGCTTTAGGAACGAATCGTGTTTTGATAGCTCCTTCTTGTTCATTGATTCATTCTCCTTGCGATTTGGATTTGGAAACCAATGAAGCAAATCTAAGTGCAGAAGTAAAACAATGGTTGGCTTTCGCCAAACAAAAAATTGAAGAGGTCGTAGTGCTTCGTAATTTGGCTTCAGGCGAAATTACAGAGCATGACCAAGCACAATTTGAAGCCAATACTTTGGCTAATGAAAAAAGAAAAACATCAAGAATCATCCATAACGAAGCCGTTAAAAACAGAGTGGCATCTATTGAGGAAAATGACTCTAAAAGAAACAACACCTTTGCTATTCGAAGAGAAAAACAAGCACAAGCCTTGCAATTGCCATTGTTCCCCACGACAACTATTGGTTCGTTCCCACAAACGCCAGAAGTGCGTAGCTGGAGAGCCAAGTTCAAAAAAGGCGACTTATCTCCAAAAGAATACGATGCTTTATTAAAAAAGGAAACCGAAGAAACGATTCGTTTTCAAGAAAAATCAGGAATTGATGTTTTAGTTCATGGTGAATTTGAACGCAATGATATGGTGGAATATTTTGGCGAACAACTGGACGGTTTTGCGTTTACTAAAAATGGCTGGGTTCAAAGTTACGGTAGCCGTTGTGTGAAACCACCCGTTATTTATGGAGATGTTTCTCGTCCTGTACCTATGACAGTTAAATGGGCTGAATACGCACAATCATTGACTCCTAAATGGGTCAAAGGAATGCTGACGGGTCCAGTTACCATCTTGCAATGGTCGTTTGTCCGTGATGACCAACCAAGGTCGGAAACTTGTACGCAAATCGCTTTGGCCATTCGAGATGAAGTAGTGGATTTAGAAGCTGCTGGTATCAAAATTATTCAGATTGACGAACCTGCTATACGCGAAGGATTGCCTTTACGAAAAGAAGAATGGACAAAGTATCTAGACTGGGCAATTAAAGCTTTTAGAATTTCGGCTAGTGGTGTTGCTGACGATACCCAAATCCACACACACATGTGCTACAGTGAGTTTAACGACATCATTCAAAACATTGCGGATATGGATGCCGATGTGATTACGATTGAATGCTCGCGTTCGCAAATGGAATTACTAGATGCTTTTGCTGATTTTAATTACCCTAACGAAATTGGACCTGGCGTTTATGACATTCATTCACCACGTGTGCCTTCTCATGAAGAAATGGTTCATTTGTTAGAAAAAGCGGCTGCGGTGATACCAGCCAACCAACTTTGGGTAAATCCAGATTGTGGTTTAAAAACACGTCATTGGGACGAAACCAAAAAAGCCTTAATCGAAATGGTAAATGCTGCTAAGAAAATGCGTTTGGCTGTGGAGAAATTGGAGACGGTTTAAAAAAGGAAAAACACAGATTTTACAGATTATCACAGATGTTTTCTGTTACTAATTAGAATCTGAACCAATCCTATTACTACTCTTACATAAAATCTGCCTCATCTGCAAAAATCTGCGTGAAAAATAAGCACGCAGATTTTGCAGATTTTTGCTGATAATATAAGCTCTACATAAAAATAACATCCATCTGTTGATTGAAAGGAAAAACGAGATTAACTCCAAAAAAAAAAAACAGCTACCCAAAATTGGATAGCTGTTTTCTATATACTCTACTCTTTATTCTATTTTATAAAAATATTTAAGACCCACACATTTCACAATCTTCTGGTCCACCTGCTTGGGCTTGCAGAATCATCTTTTTGTATTCGTTAATATCAATTGCTTCAGTTTTCACTTCTTCGGCAACGGGTTGTTGTTTTTTATCGTTGTTTAAGGTAAACTTGATAGCGTCAACTGCTGCTTTTGTTCTCAAATAATACATTCCTGTTTTCAATCCTGATTGCCAAGCGTAGAAATGCATCGAAGTCAATTTAGAGTAATTAGCATTTTGCATGAACAAGTTCAATGATTGTGATTGATCTACAAAATACCCACGTTGACGCGACATATCAATAATATCTTTCATTGACATTTCCCAAACTGTTTTATACAAATCTTTCAAATCTTGTGGAATCACATCGATATTTTGAACAGAACCATTATGACGCATGATTTCTTGTTTCAAACTTTCGTTCCACAATCCACGCTCCACTAAATCGTGCAATAAGTGTTTGTTTACAACGATAAATTCACCTGAAAGCACTCTACGAGTATAAATATTAGAAGTATATGGTTCGAATGCTTCATTGTTTCCTAAAATTTGAGAAGTAGAAGCGGTAGGCATAGGCGCTACTAATAATGAGTTACGAACCCCGTGTTGTAATACTTCTTTTCTTAAAGCTGCCCAATCCCAACGACCTGATAATTCTTCGTCTTGAATTCCCCATAAATTATGTTGAAACTCCCCTTGAGACATTGGCGAACCTTGGTAAGTTGAATAAGGACCTTCTTCTTTGGCCATTTCCATCGAAGCTGTAACGGCTGCGAAATATAGTGTTTCGAAAATTTCTTGATTCAGTTTTTTGGCTTCGTCAGAGGTAAATGGCATACGCAACATAATGAAAGCATCAGCTAAACCTTGTACTCCAAGACCAATAGGGCGGTGACGTAAATTAGAATTCTCTGCCTCTACTACTGGATAGTAATTTCTATCAATTACTTTATTTAGGTTTCTTGTTACTCGTTTGGTTACATTAAACAACGCTTGGTGATCAAACTCTCCATTTTCAACAAACATTGGTAACGAAAGTGAAGCTAAGTTACATACCGCCACCTCATCAGCAGAAGTATATTCCATAATCTCCGTACATAGGTTAGACGAACGAATCGTTCCTAAGTTCTTTTGGTTTGATTTACGGTTAACGGCATCTTTGTACAACATATATGGCGTTCCAGTTTCGATTTGCGATTCTAGAATTTTCTCCCATAATTCGTGT is from Flavobacterium sp. NG2 and encodes:
- the metE gene encoding 5-methyltetrahydropteroyltriglutamate--homocysteine S-methyltransferase, whose translation is MKTNNLGYPRIGNQRELKKVNELYWSGKIPADELLKVGKNIREANWKLQSETGIDYIPSNDFSFYDQVLDLSLTVGAIPKRYHEFAETNTFLDLYFAMARGAQKNNQDVVAMEMTKWFDTNYHYIVPEFTKDQEFYLFSEKIIEEFKEAKAIGITTKPVLIGPVSYLLLGKEKEAGFHRIELLEKLLPVYFEILTKLENEGATFIQFDEPFLALNLTDKERQALVYTYNQIHAQFPNIKINLANYFDCFGENLATALSLPVDTFHLDLVRCPLQLDDILDSKLLAPTAKLSLGVIDGRNIWKNDFKKSLALIQKAIDALGTNRVLIAPSCSLIHSPCDLDLETNEANLSAEVKQWLAFAKQKIEEVVVLRNLASGEITEHDQAQFEANTLANEKRKTSRIIHNEAVKNRVASIEENDSKRNNTFAIRREKQAQALQLPLFPTTTIGSFPQTPEVRSWRAKFKKGDLSPKEYDALLKKETEETIRFQEKSGIDVLVHGEFERNDMVEYFGEQLDGFAFTKNGWVQSYGSRCVKPPVIYGDVSRPVPMTVKWAEYAQSLTPKWVKGMLTGPVTILQWSFVRDDQPRSETCTQIALAIRDEVVDLEAAGIKIIQIDEPAIREGLPLRKEEWTKYLDWAIKAFRISASGVADDTQIHTHMCYSEFNDIIQNIADMDADVITIECSRSQMELLDAFADFNYPNEIGPGVYDIHSPRVPSHEEMVHLLEKAAAVIPANQLWVNPDCGLKTRHWDETKKALIEMVNAAKKMRLAVEKLETV
- a CDS encoding ribonucleoside-diphosphate reductase subunit alpha: MYVIKRDGRKEPVMFDKITDRIKKLCYGLNDLVDAVKVAMRVIEGLYDGVSTSELDNLAAETAASMTIAHPDYAQLAARIAISNLHSNTNKSFSETMDEMYHYVNPRNGQKAPLLSEEVHRVIQENAEFLNSHIIYNRDFNYDYFGFKTLERSYLLKINGKIVERPQHMLMRVSVGIHLDDLESVLETYDLMSKKFFTHATPTLFNSGTPKPQMSSCFLLAMKEDSIDGIYDTLKNTAKISQSAGGVGLSIHNVRATGSYIRGTNGTSNGIVPMLRVFNDTARYVDQGGGKRKGSFAVYIETWHADIFDFLDLKKNTGKEEMRARDLFFAMWTSDLFMKRVQENGNWTLMCPNECPGLYDVYGEEFEALYTSYEQAGKGRKTIKAHELWEKILESQIETGTPYMLYKDAVNRKSNQKNLGTIRSSNLCTEIMEYTSADEVAVCNLASLSLPMFVENGEFDHQALFNVTKRVTRNLNKVIDRNYYPVVEAENSNLRHRPIGLGVQGLADAFIMLRMPFTSDEAKKLNQEIFETLYFAAVTASMEMAKEEGPYSTYQGSPMSQGEFQHNLWGIQDEELSGRWDWAALRKEVLQHGVRNSLLVAPMPTASTSQILGNNEAFEPYTSNIYTRRVLSGEFIVVNKHLLHDLVERGLWNESLKQEIMRHNGSVQNIDVIPQDLKDLYKTVWEMSMKDIIDMSRQRGYFVDQSQSLNLFMQNANYSKLTSMHFYAWQSGLKTGMYYLRTKAAVDAIKFTLNNDKKQQPVAEEVKTEAIDINEYKKMILQAQAGGPEDCEMCGS